GTTCGCCTTTGACGAAGCGCGGCGCGTCTTGCGACGCATCGATGTCCGGATCCCAGCGCGCCGACGAGCGCCGAACGACCGGCTCGCCCGGCCGGCGCATGGCCGCCGACTGCGGCAGCACGCCGCGGCCGGTCGCCCGCAGCCGCACGGTGGCCCGCTGTTCGATCATCGTCTCCGGAATGCCGCGCAGGAAGCTCGACGGCACCGACGGCATCGTCTCGCCGTTCCGGCGCCGGCTCCGCGCGTGCGAGAGAAACAGCTTCCGCTTGGCGCGCGTGATGCCGACGTAAAACAGCCGCCGTTCTTCCTCCAACTCCTTCGGCGCATCGTGCGTGCGCGAGAGCGGGAAGAGTCCCTCCTCGAGCCCGGTGATGAACACGAGCGGAAACTCGAGGCCTTTCGCGTTGTGGAGCGTCATCAACGTCACGGCATCCGCGTTCTTGTCCTGCCGGTCGAAATCGGTGACGAGCATCGCGCGCTGCAGGAAGTGGTCGAGCGGCGTCAGGCCTAACTCTCCCCCTTCGTCGATCACGGTCTCGGCCGCGCCGGTGATGAGCTCGCGCACGTTGTCCAACCGGTCGAGCCCGTCCTTGCCTTCGGCGCGCAGCGCGTCCTCGAAGCGGATCTCCTCGATGAGTTGCAGCAGGAGCTCGTCCACGGCCGCGTCGGTCGCCCGCGCGCGAAAGCGCGTGATGAGCGCCGCGAAGCCGACGAGCGCCTGACGCTGCGCGGGGCGCAAGCCGTCGTGCAGGTCGGGGCGGCCGGCGGCCGCGAGCAGCGGGATGCCGGCGGCGCGCGCCCGTTCGGCGAGCTGCTCGATGGTCGATTCGCCTAACCCACGGCGCGGCGCGGCCACCGCCCGCCGAAACGCCTCGTCGTCGGCCGGATTGGCGATGAGCTTGAGATAGCTCACCAGATCGCGGATCTCGCGCCGGTCGTAGAAGCGGACGGCGCCCACGAGCCGGTACGGAATCGCCCGCGCGCGGCACGCGTCTTCGAGCGCGCGGCTCTGCGCGTTAGTGCGGTAGAGGATCGCGATGTCCCGTAAGGCGAGCGTTTCATCGGCGGCGCGTCGCGACAACAGCTCCGCGGTGACGAACTCGGCTTCGTCGCGCTCGTCGAGGCTTCCGACGAGCGTCACGGTTTCGCCGGCGCCGCGCGTGGCGCGCAGCGTCTTGCCGC
This is a stretch of genomic DNA from Gemmatimonadaceae bacterium. It encodes these proteins:
- a CDS encoding UvrD-helicase domain-containing protein; the protein is MSRTATSPDALASLNDAQREAVVHFEGPILVLAGAGSGKTRVLTTRIARLIEHHGVDPRHILAVTFTNKAAGEMRERVARLLGAEPEGMWAGTFHAIGARMLRREAPLVGRTASFTIYDEDDSLALVRRVMEQARISTKEWAPKALRAEISDAKNALVTPDDYAQRALHPVERAAAVVYPLLERALREANAADFDDLLVLPVRLLEQHPDRLAEYRRRFQFLLVDEYQDTNRAQYRLISLLGGEHGNVLVVGDDDQSIYGWRGADIRNILDFEKDFPAARVVRLEENYRSTPQVLELANIVISANTSRRGKTLRATRGAGETVTLVGSLDERDEAEFVTAELLSRRAADETLALRDIAILYRTNAQSRALEDACRARAIPYRLVGAVRFYDRREIRDLVSYLKLIANPADDEAFRRAVAAPRRGLGESTIEQLAERARAAGIPLLAAAGRPDLHDGLRPAQRQALVGFAALITRFRARATDAAVDELLLQLIEEIRFEDALRAEGKDGLDRLDNVRELITGAAETVIDEGGELGLTPLDHFLQRAMLVTDFDRQDKNADAVTLMTLHNAKGLEFPLVFITGLEEGLFPLSRTHDAPKELEEERRLFYVGITRAKRKLFLSHARSRRRNGETMPSVPSSFLRGIPETMIEQRATVRLRATGRGVLPQSAAMRRPGEPVVRRSSARWDPDIDASQDAPRFVKGERVRHPRFGSGTVMELSGTGKETKVTVDFDDEEVGRKRLVVAYAGLERDWE